TATAAAATAAGGAGTTTGATCATGGATGAAAAATTAAGGATTTTAAAGATGATAGAAGAAGGAACTATTACAGCCGAACAGGGAGCGGAATTGATGTCAGCAATGAATGTGAATGTACCTTCCTCTCAAAACGAAGTAATGAAGAACAGCTATGATAAAAAGATGTTTAGGATTATAGTAGACAGCAGCAGCGGTGATAAAGTGAATATACAATTCCCTGTTGGAGCCATTAAAAAGATTTTAAAAGTAACAGGTAAGCTTCCAATACCGGAACAGGAACTTGAAGGTTTTGACCTTTCGAGTATGATGGATGCAGTTTCGGAGTGCCTTGATGACGAAATCGAAGGCGACTTTGTAAATGTGGATGCAGCCGATGGGACCACGGTTAGAATATTCGTTGATAAATAGACTTTATAAATATGAAAGTAAAAATCAGAACAAAGGATTTTCGTTTCTCTTTACCCGTTCCGATAGGTATGGCAGGATTTGTGGTTCAAATGCTCCCGGAAAAATTGTTTGAGGAAATGAGTATTAATACACCTGAACCTTATGATAAACTAGTTACTAAGGAAACCATCAACCTGATCGTAAAAGAATGTATGGATATTTTAAAAGAAAATAAAGGTTTGGAAATTATCCATGTGGAAGCGGCGGACGGCACGTTTGTTTCTATAAAATTATAATTATTGAGTGATTATTATATCGGATTGAAATCTGATAATGTAATCACTTTTTTATTTTATATAATATATATTTTTATATAACGAAATATAATCAAGCATAATATTAAGTGAATTATTTATTCCAAATAAAAAAGACATTGTGATATTTTACAATGTCTTTTATGATAGTAAATCTACAAGCTCTAAAATATCGTTATAGCTTTTATCTTCTTTAAGATTTCTTTTATTTTTTTTCTCCTTTTCTGCTTTTATTATTTCACTATGCTCTTTTTGCTCATCATGTTCAGCTTTTGTTTCCGTTTTTATTTCGCTTGATGCCGGTTTTGCACCTAATATATCTTTCATTTCATTCATGCCGCTTAATAACGGGAGCATATTTATCATTGATTCGATATTTTTGTAATTATCTCCCAGCCCATGCTTTAAATTATCCATTAGGAACTTATTAGTTCCCTTTTTTCCGTCTTTTTTTATTCCAACCGCTCTGTTTTTTATTCTTTCTGCATGAGAAAAGTATTCGTCAACATATTTCAACCTTTTTCTCGCATTATGTATATTAAAATTACTATTAAATAACTGCTTATTTAACAAAGCTTTTTTATGTTCGATGTTTTCTTTTTCTAAAGTGTCTGATTCATCGGCGTTCTCTGAATCCGTTATGGTGTAATTTGCTTTAATATATGGGCTGTTATTGTTACTACTAAATAGATTATATACCAAATATACCAGTAGTATTTCATTTAGGGATATGTTTCTGAATATATCCATTTTTGTAATCTCCTTTAATTAAAGGGGCCGAGGCCCCTTTTTTTATTAGCATTCGTCGTCACAGAAAAGTAAGAACACTACTAAGATAATAAGGATTATATTATTGCCGTCGAATAAACCGTTTAGAAATCCGCCGCCGCATCCGCAGTCGTCGTTGCCATTAAAAAGTAATAATACTGCCAAAACGATAAGTATGATCATACTATCGTCGTCACACAAACAATCTAAAAAATTGCCTTTCAAAAGAAGTACCTCCCTCGGGTAAATTTGTAAAATATTTTACGTCTATATCAAAATCTTAAAATTAAAATTATTCAGTGAAAAGAACAACTAATAATAAGAAGAAGAATAATAAGCTGCATGAATCTTCTTCGCCGAAGATATCACAGCCGTCAAATAACACTACTAAAAGTAGGAAAAACATCAATAAACATTCACAAGAACAGTCATCTAAAAAATTACACATATAAGTTACCTCCAAGTAATAGATTTTAATAGGTGCTTTTTTTATTTTTTAAGCCCCTAGTTCATAGTACGCACCAAGGGGTATTTGTGTGATGAAATAATTTATTTATTTCAATTTAAATATAAGGAGGTAGTTTAGTGAAGGAAAAAGACATTTCAAAGATGGTAAATATGGCAAGCGGTCTAAATATCAATGAGGATTCGGTGGAAAAACTTAAGGATGCGGCAAGCAAGAAGGGGGTTATGGAAAAGGCGGAAGCCTTGGAGCAGGAGTATGCACCTAAGTTTCAGGAATTTATGAGAGATCATGGAGATCTTGCACATCTTAGCAATGAAGATAAGGCAAGAGTGATACTGGAGTATAAAGAAAAGCTTCCTATGGAAGAACAAAAACAGTTTGATAAAGTTTTGGATATGCTTAAATCATATGTAAAAAAAGTAAAATAAGGTGATAAATATGGCTCGGGGTAAAAGGCTTAAAAGAAAAAAGCTAAAAGCAGAAAACATAAATAATAATGAAGACATGTTAAAAGAAAAGCAGAAAACTGATAATAAAGATGCAGTAACAAAAAAAGAAAAATCTGCACATAATAGAAGAAAAAGGAGAAGAAGAATGGAAGATAAAAAAATACTTATTTATAATGACGATACTGTCAAAGAAGTCGTAGTGGAAAATGAACATAAAAATATAGAAGCTGAGGTTGAAGAAACTCCTCAGATAAAAAAGGATTTTATAACCGAAGATGAATTTCTGAAAGGAGAGGGCTTTTAGTCCTCTCTTTTTTTATTTTATATAAATATTACCATAAATATGTTAAAATAATTATATATTATAAATCAGGGTGAAATTATGAAATATTCTATTAAAGATAAGATAAAAATAACAGAGCCTATAATTCCGGAAGATAATGAGCCTTTTAACATACCTGAAAACGTAAGCTTGGAAAACTGTTTTGAAAAGAGTGGAAAAATAGAGCCTTGGATAAGCGGGTTGTTTTATTATTTCAATGATGTTAAAATAAAGTCATCTTTAAGCGGTGATGATTCTCTGTGGGATATTATGTATACGATTGGGGAAGATGATATGTATTACTGTGCTAAAATCTTCAAGTGGCTTAGTATATATTTCCCTTATGTAAATAAGAATGCCGATGATTATTATAATGAAATGGATTCTTGTATGCTTTGTTGGTTTTCCGATGATTACTATGAGGGTATGTCTAAACTATTAAAAGAAGATGAAGATTTTATAGTATATTTATTCTCAGAATTTCCCGCTGCAAATTACGGTTTTATAGATTTTATCAGAAGCACCAGAAAAAATAATGATTTTGAGCTGTTTAAAAAATGTTTTGATAGCATTTCTAAAAATGAATACACGAGGGACAGTCATTTGATTACTTACGAAGATTTATTGAGTGAAGTAATACCAAAGAAAAAACATGCAAGGAAAGAAAAAATATCTTATCCTTCAGCCTTTTATAGTTATTTTAATCAAATAATTTCTTTATCGGACAATGATAAGGTAAAGAAAAAGCTATATAAAAGACTTGAAAAATGGAATAACGAATTTAATAAGTAAAAGCTTATATTAATAAGCTTTTTTTATTTATTTTACCAATAAATATGAAAAATATATAAAGTTATGATATAATATTTAATTGATTAAAATTATATTTAGGAGAAGAAGAAATGGGTAAGAAAAAGAAAGTTCAAGCTATAACTCCGATGGGTGAAGACTTTGCTCGTTGGTACACAGATGTAATAACTAAAACAGAAATGGTAGATTATGCCCCCGTTAAGGGGTTTATGGTTATTCGTCCGTATGGTTATGCACTTTGGGAAAATATTCAAGCGGCATTCGATAAAAGATTTAAAGAGACCGGACATCAAAATATGTATTTCCCGCTACTTATCCCGGAAAGCTTTTTAAATAAAGAAAAAGAACATGTTGAAGGTTTTGCTCCCGAAGTTGCATGGGTAACACATGGGGGAGAGAACGAACTTGCGGAAAGACTTTGCATAAGACCTACAAGCGAAACCATTATATGCAGTATGTATGCAAAATGGCTTAAATCCTACAGACAGCTTCCGTTTTTATACAATCAATGGGCAAACGTTGTAAGATGGGAAAAAACGACCAGACCTTTCCTCAGAACAAGCGAATTTTTATGGCAGGAAGGTCATACCGTTCATGCAACATTTGAAGAAGCACAGGAAGAGACTCTTCAGATGATAGATATTTACAGAGAAATATGTGAAGATTATCTTGCAATGCCTGTAGTTGTAGGACAAAAGTCGGAAAAGGAAAAATTTGCCGGAGCTCACGCTACTTATACCATAGAAGCATTGATGCACGACGGACAAGCTCTTCAAAGCGGTACCAGCCATAATTTAGCTGACCATTTTGCAAAGGCATTCGGAATTAAATTCTTAAATAAAGAAGAAAAAGAGCAATATGCTTATTCTACATCTTGGGGTGTTTCAACAAGACTCATCGGCGGTATCATAATGGTTCACGGAGATGATTACGGTCTTGTATTCCCGCCTAAGATTGCACCTACTCAAGTGGTTATTATCCCTATCGCACAGCATAAAGAAGGGGTACTTGATAAAGCAAATGAACTTAAGAATAAATTAAGTGATTTAAGGGTATTATTAGATGATAATGAAGCTTATTCACCGGGATGGAAATTCAATCAGTGGGAAATGAAGGGTGTTCCCGTTAGGATCGAAATCGGACCTAAAGATATTGAAAACGGTCAGTGTGTAATAGCCAGAAGAGATACTTCTGAAAAAATAAGTGTAAGCTTGGATGAAGTAGAAAATAAAGTTAAAGAATTATTGGATGAAATACAATCTAATATGTATAATAAAGCACTCAAACACAGAGAAGAACATACAAAAGCAGCCAAAGATATGGATGAATTCAAGAAAGTTCAAAGCGAAGCTCTTGGATTTGTAAAGGCTATGTGGTGCGGATGCGCAGAGTGTGAAGAAAAAATCAAGGAAGAAACAGGTGCAACACTTAGATGTGTACCGTTCAAACAAGAAGATATCGGAAGCGATACTTGTGTATACTGCGGTAAGAAAGCAGATAAGCTTGCATATTTTGCAAGAGCATATTAATAGGAGAAAGAATAAATGACTGTTTACGAAGAACTGGTTAAAAGAGGACTCATTGCTCAAGTAACAGATGAAGAAGAAATAAAAGAACTTATCAATAACGGCAAAGCAACATTTTATATCGGATTTGACCCTACTGCGGATAGTCTTCATGTAGGTCACTTTATGGCTTTATGTTTAATGAAGAGACTTCAAATGGCAGGAAACAAACCAATAGCACTCGTCGGCGGCGGAACGGGAATGATAGGTGATCCGTCTGGCAGAACAGATTTAAGACAAATGATGACTGTTGAAACCATAAACGAAAACTGCGAAAGATTTAAAGAACAAATGAGCAGGTTTATTGATTTTTCCGACGGTAAGGCTTTAATGGTTAATAATGCAGACTGGCTGAGAGATTTGAATTATATAGATTTCATAAGAGATATAGGTTCTCATTTCAGCGTCAACAGAATGCTTACATTCGAATGTTACAAGCAAAGAATGGAAAAAGGACTCAGTTTCCTTGAGTTTAACTACATGATAATGCAAAGCTATGACTTTTACAGATTATATAAAGATTACGGCTGCAACATGCAGTTTGGCGGAGACGATCAGTGGAGCAATATGCTCGGCGGTACAGAGCTTATAAGAAGGAAGCTGGGCAAAGATGCTTATGCCATGACAATTACATTACTTCTTAATTCAGAAGGCAAGAAAATGGGTAAGACGGCGTCAGGAGCTGTCTGGCTGGATCCAAACAAGACTTCACCTTTTGATTTTTATCAGTACTGGAGAAATGTAGGAGACGAAGATGTAATCAAATGTCTTAAAATGCTGACTTTCCTTCCATTGGAAGAGATAGAAAAAATGGAAAAATGGGAAGGCAGTGAATTAAATAAAGCAAAAGAAATTTTAGCTTACGAACTTACCGAACTTGTTCACGGTGAAGACGAAGCGGATAAGGCAAAGGAAGCTGCGTCCGCACTGTTTAAAGGCAAAGGAAGCAAGGAAAATATGCCTTCAACGGATATTGAAAAATCGGAAATAAATGATGGTATTTCTTTGCTTGATTTAATGCTGAAGGCTGAGCTTATACCTTCCAAAAGTGAAGGAAGAAGGCTTGTAAAACAAGGCGGAGTTAGTGTTGATGATATAAAAATAACCGATGTAAATAAAATGATTACATTAGAAGATTTTAAAGAAAATGAAATCATTATCAAAAAAGGGAAAAAGGTATATCATAAAATAAATATTGTTTAATAAACGTTGACATGGTTAATAATATTTAGTATTATTTATTTGATGTAAATAGGCTATTTTAAAGTACAATAAGAGAATATAAAAGTTTGATAAGGAGAAAGAAAATAAAATGGCAAGAGAAAAATACGAAAGAACGAAACCACATGTAAATATCGGAACGATCGGACACGTAGACCACGGAAAGACAACATTGACAGCAGCAATCACAAAGGTACTACATGAAAGATTGGGAACAGGTGATGCAGTAGCATTCGAAAACATCGATAAAGCGCCGGAAGAAAGAGAAAGAGGGATAACGATCTCAACAGCTCACGTAGAATATGAAACAGAAACAAGACATTACGCACACGTAGACTGCCCTGGACATGCCGACTATGTAAAGAACATGATCACAGGAGCAGCTCAAATGGACGGAGCTATCTTAGTAGTAAGTGCAGCAGATGGTCCAATGCCACAAACAAGAGAACATATCTTACTAGCAAGACAGGTAAACGTACCATATATCGTAGTATTCCTAAACAAAGCAGATATGGTTGATGATGAAGAACTTATCGAATTAGTAGAAATGGAAGTAAGAGAACTTCTTGACGAATACGAATTTGACGGAGATGAAACACCAATCGTAATCGGATCAGCACTTAAAGCGTTGGAAGATCCTCAAAGTGAATGGGGAGATAAGATCCTTGATTTAATGAAAGAAGTAGATGCATATATCCCAGAACCGGTAAGAGATACAGATAAACCATTCCTAATGCCTGTAGAAGACGTATTCTCAATCACAGGAAGAGGTACAGTAGCAACAGGTAGAGTAGAAAGAGGAGTTATCAAAGTAGGTGAAGAAGTAGAATTAGTAGGAATTCACCCAGAAATTAAGAAGACAGTAGTAACAGGTGTAGAAATGTTCAGAAAGATGTTAGACGAAGGTGTAGCCGGAGATAACATCGGAGCACTTTTAAGAGGTGTAGACAGAACAGAAATCGAAAGAGGACAAGTACTGGCAAAACCTGGAACAATTCATCCACACACAAAATTCAAAGCGGAAGTATATGTATTGACAAAAGACGAAGGTGGAAGACATACACCATTCTTCAACGGATACAGACCACAATTCTACTTTAGAACAACAGACGTTACAGGAGTAGTAAATCTAGAAGGCGGAGCAGAAATGGTAATGCCTGGAGATAACATTACAACAACTATTGAGCTAATCACACCGATAGCTATCGAACAAGAGTTAAGATTTGCTATCAGAGAAGGCGGAAGAACAGTAGGATCCGGAGTAGTAACAGAAATCATTGAATAATGAATAATAGATAGAAAAGAGCATCTTTATGATGTTCTTTTTTTTGTGGTTGGTAATATTTGTGGGGGGATTTGATTTTTATAAAAAAATAAGACTCTTGTTGGGAGTCTTATCTGAGGTTTAATACCAATTGACTTGAATCTATAGTTTCATCGGTTCTGTATTTAATTGCTTTATTTAAAGTTACTATTACTTCACTTTTATTTCCTTCTTTGTTTTTAGCTTCGATTTTTTTGATAATTTTATTATTTTTATAATCGGAAATCCTTGCTGTTTCCACATTCACATTATCAAAAGATATTTTAATTTGTTTTTCATTTTTTGAATAACTTATGATATGAGTAGGGATTTTATCTGTTTCATCAAAGTCCATAATGATTTTGGTATCCCCAATCAAATCATTTATCCAAATCTTTCTTATTGATGTAGCACCGGTATCTTTTCCGCCTTTGAAAGTTTCATCATTCATATAATTACTCTTTTCATTTGTTTCATAGTCCTTTATGGGATTGGAACATGCAAAAAAAGACGGAATTATCAGAAGTGTTATACAAATACTTATTAATTTTTTCATTGTTCCTCCTTACAGTTGATTTATTAATATTTTCTGTAAAAAGGGTTAAAATATGCTTGGTTTATTTTACAATTCCTTTTGGATTATAAACAGTTTTAGTTATCACTATGCTGTTTTTCCTTCTGTATTCTCTGTCAAAGTAGTTGAAATAGGCACCCGGAGAAATAACTCCGTTAAGGTTTAATATATCTATCCCTGCTTGTCCCAATATTGAATCGGCGAATTTAACACAGTTGGTATAAAATGTAAAATAATATTTAAAACGACCTCTTTTGATTTTTCTGAAAGTGATGCTATTTGCTTTAGAAAGTTCGCTTGCATAATCATCATAATCTTTGTGTTTATTATTGTAATAGTCAATAGGTGCAAGCCAATAATAAGAATTAGCCATGTGTTCTTTTATTTTATTTCTGACTTTTTCGATTTGTAAATCAGTTAGTCTTAAACCAAAATCAAAAATTGTTTTTTCATCGTACCAATTACAAAACTTTATATATTTTTCTTTACTTTTTGCAAAAAACAGAACGCCTTCTCCCATGGAACCGAAAAGTTTTAAAGATGAAAAATCATAGTTACCGTATGAAATGACATATCCGTCAAAGAAAAAATCAACATGCCCGAATGCTCCCGTACCATCTTTCTTTACATGTATCAATATATCCAAGTTCGGTTCAAGTCCGATTTGATTTTCGCTTAAATTTATTTCTCCGTTATTAGTATCTACTTGATTTATAAAATCATTTACTTTTTTTAGTGTACTTTTTAAAATATTTGTCGTAAACAAAACAGGAAGTCTAACGGAAAATTTTCTTATAAGTTTATTTGCGTATGACTTTGGTATTTCTTCATCAATAAAATCAGTAAATATAGTAATTCCGTAAAAAATCAAATATAGTCCGGTTAGTTTCGTGATTATAAATGTTTTATCATAAAAATTTGCGCTGATTACGAGAAAAGCTATAACGAAAAATGCAATCGATTTTAATATCATTAAAATCGAAAACGGAGCTTTTGCTTTTTTATATTGATAAAAAACTATTGCGGATATAGTTCCTAAACACAATGAGTAGAATACTACAAAGGCGGGGAATATTATAAGTATCAAATTAGGTTTTATGAAAGCAAGGATCCCCTGAATCAGGATTACAAAATCACCGAGAAGAACAAAATTGTTTTTATTATTATTTTTTGAATAAAAAGAATAGAATTTAGAAAGAGAAGTGTAAATCAAAATAGTTCCTACGATCATAGGGAACCATTCTAAAAATATATCTGTTTCGAAAAAAATATATAGACCAAGAGTTATCAATGCCATTGAAGATACAAATAAGTTTAATGCCGATATATTTTTCTTAAATTCCATTTCATTCCTCCTGATGTAATATTATATCATGTTACATATAAACTTCACAGTTAAGATTAAAAGTTTTGATTGTTTTTATATAAAGTCTTTCCCTCTTTTATTGTTTCCAATATCTTTATTTCCTTTAAATTATCAGGATTACATATCTTTAATGGATTTTTATCTAAAATAACTAAATCCGCAAATTTTCCTTCTTTTATGCTTCCCTTTGTATCTTCTTCAAAATAGGAATAAGCCGCATTTATCGTAACGGCTTTTAATCCTTCCAATATAGTTATTCTTTCATCACTGCCGAGTGTCACTCCATTTTTAGTCGTTCTGTTTACACCTATCCATATACTTTCGAAAATGTCCGGGTTAAGTACAGGGGTATCTTCATGTATGGTATATATCAAATCAATTTTAATAGCCGTTTTTATAGGTGAAATTTTATAAGCTCTGCTGCCTAGGTTTATTAAATGAATATCTCCCCAGTAATATATATGGTCAACAAAAAATGATGGTATCATATTATACTTTTTCATCCTTCTAATTTGGTCTTCTCTTATTGTTTGAGCATGTATCATAACAGGTCTTATATCATTTTTTGGATTTAAATCTTCGAATGATTTTATAAGCTGTTCTGCTGCTGCATCTCCGTTGCAGTGAGTGATAAGCTGGATATTTTCATTCAGAGCGGTTTTGATAACGCTTTTAACTTCTTCATCATTATAAATCGGATATCCCTTATATTCTTTTTCTCCATTGTAAGGTTCACTTAGCCACGCAGTTTTACCTTGAGGTGAACCGTCGAGAAATAGTTTATAACCTCCTATTTTATAATGATTTATATATTTTAAATATTCCTTATGTTTTTCTAATATATTTTATTATTTTTATATCAATATAACTTACAACGTCTATATCAAGTTTGTTTCTTTTCGACATTGTTTTTAAAATTTCGAATTCTTTTTCTCTTGTGATTCCATCCTGTGCTGTGGTAATACCATAGCTCAAATAAACACGTTCTGCTTTTTTCATTGCTTTTATGATTTTATCCATGGAAAAGTTATCAAGCTTTTTTGAGTTATTTGTAAAAGCTGTTTCTTCTAAATATCCGTTTGGAGTGTTTGTTCCGCTGAACCTTCCGATTTTACCTCCGTCGGGATCTTTTGTGTTTTCATCTATATTTAATAGCT
The DNA window shown above is from Anaerofustis stercorihominis DSM 17244 and carries:
- the proS gene encoding proline--tRNA ligase, coding for MGKKKKVQAITPMGEDFARWYTDVITKTEMVDYAPVKGFMVIRPYGYALWENIQAAFDKRFKETGHQNMYFPLLIPESFLNKEKEHVEGFAPEVAWVTHGGENELAERLCIRPTSETIICSMYAKWLKSYRQLPFLYNQWANVVRWEKTTRPFLRTSEFLWQEGHTVHATFEEAQEETLQMIDIYREICEDYLAMPVVVGQKSEKEKFAGAHATYTIEALMHDGQALQSGTSHNLADHFAKAFGIKFLNKEEKEQYAYSTSWGVSTRLIGGIIMVHGDDYGLVFPPKIAPTQVVIIPIAQHKEGVLDKANELKNKLSDLRVLLDDNEAYSPGWKFNQWEMKGVPVRIEIGPKDIENGQCVIARRDTSEKISVSLDEVENKVKELLDEIQSNMYNKALKHREEHTKAAKDMDEFKKVQSEALGFVKAMWCGCAECEEKIKEETGATLRCVPFKQEDIGSDTCVYCGKKADKLAYFARAY
- the tuf gene encoding elongation factor Tu gives rise to the protein MAREKYERTKPHVNIGTIGHVDHGKTTLTAAITKVLHERLGTGDAVAFENIDKAPEERERGITISTAHVEYETETRHYAHVDCPGHADYVKNMITGAAQMDGAILVVSAADGPMPQTREHILLARQVNVPYIVVFLNKADMVDDEELIELVEMEVRELLDEYEFDGDETPIVIGSALKALEDPQSEWGDKILDLMKEVDAYIPEPVRDTDKPFLMPVEDVFSITGRGTVATGRVERGVIKVGEEVELVGIHPEIKKTVVTGVEMFRKMLDEGVAGDNIGALLRGVDRTEIERGQVLAKPGTIHPHTKFKAEVYVLTKDEGGRHTPFFNGYRPQFYFRTTDVTGVVNLEGGAEMVMPGDNITTTIELITPIAIEQELRFAIREGGRTVGSGVVTEIIE
- a CDS encoding DUF308 domain-containing protein → MEFKKNISALNLFVSSMALITLGLYIFFETDIFLEWFPMIVGTILIYTSLSKFYSFYSKNNNKNNFVLLGDFVILIQGILAFIKPNLILIIFPAFVVFYSLCLGTISAIVFYQYKKAKAPFSILMILKSIAFFVIAFLVISANFYDKTFIITKLTGLYLIFYGITIFTDFIDEEIPKSYANKLIRKFSVRLPVLFTTNILKSTLKKVNDFINQVDTNNGEINLSENQIGLEPNLDILIHVKKDGTGAFGHVDFFFDGYVISYGNYDFSSLKLFGSMGEGVLFFAKSKEKYIKFCNWYDEKTIFDFGLRLTDLQIEKVRNKIKEHMANSYYWLAPIDYYNNKHKDYDDYASELSKANSITFRKIKRGRFKYYFTFYTNCVKFADSILGQAGIDILNLNGVISPGAYFNYFDREYRRKNSIVITKTVYNPKGIVK
- a CDS encoding SHOCT-like domain-containing protein, which translates into the protein MDEKLRILKMIEEGTITAEQGAELMSAMNVNVPSSQNEVMKNSYDKKMFRIIVDSSSGDKVNIQFPVGAIKKILKVTGKLPIPEQELEGFDLSSMMDAVSECLDDEIEGDFVNVDAADGTTVRIFVDK
- the tyrS gene encoding tyrosine--tRNA ligase — its product is MTVYEELVKRGLIAQVTDEEEIKELINNGKATFYIGFDPTADSLHVGHFMALCLMKRLQMAGNKPIALVGGGTGMIGDPSGRTDLRQMMTVETINENCERFKEQMSRFIDFSDGKALMVNNADWLRDLNYIDFIRDIGSHFSVNRMLTFECYKQRMEKGLSFLEFNYMIMQSYDFYRLYKDYGCNMQFGGDDQWSNMLGGTELIRRKLGKDAYAMTITLLLNSEGKKMGKTASGAVWLDPNKTSPFDFYQYWRNVGDEDVIKCLKMLTFLPLEEIEKMEKWEGSELNKAKEILAYELTELVHGEDEADKAKEAASALFKGKGSKENMPSTDIEKSEINDGISLLDLMLKAELIPSKSEGRRLVKQGGVSVDDIKITDVNKMITLEDFKENEIIIKKGKKVYHKINIV
- a CDS encoding amidohydrolase, translating into MLEKHKEYLKYINHYKIGGYKLFLDGSPQGKTAWLSEPYNGEKEYKGYPIYNDEEVKSVIKTALNENIQLITHCNGDAAAEQLIKSFEDLNPKNDIRPVMIHAQTIREDQIRRMKKYNMIPSFFVDHIYYWGDIHLINLGSRAYKISPIKTAIKIDLIYTIHEDTPVLNPDIFESIWIGVNRTTKNGVTLGSDERITILEGLKAVTINAAYSYFEEDTKGSIKEGKFADLVILDKNPLKICNPDNLKEIKILETIKEGKTLYKNNQNF